A genomic window from Elaeis guineensis isolate ETL-2024a chromosome 3, EG11, whole genome shotgun sequence includes:
- the LOC105042214 gene encoding 3-ketoacyl-CoA synthase 11 has product MLFRLLKLVNLDCMKLLYHHFIAYVHYLFLPLLLLLQSSSHLSTITLDYLREQQNHPWINLSSIIICFTFLTLMAAVYVTNRPHPVYILDFSCFKPSDAHKVTRAETMNQFEAFGLTGESFDFQRRVLESSGLGEATYLPLSHLGRASGICMAKAREEAETVIFGAIDELLEKAGVEAKDIGVLVVNCSLFNPTPSYTAMIVNRYNLRGNVISYNLGGMGCSAGILAIDLARNLLQVHPNSYALVVSSENMTTNAYFGRNRSMLVTNGLFRLGGAAILLSNRRSDRHHSKYQLVHTVRTHKGADSRSYTCVYQEEDSDGNRGITLSKDLMAVAGEALKTNIMTLGPLVLPMSEQFLFLGTLILKKIFKMKIKAYIPDFKLAFEHFCIHAGGRGVLDELEKNLELSPWHMEPSRMTLYKFGNTSSSSLWYELAYCEAKGRIKKGDRVWQIAFGSGFKCNSAVWRALRTINAAKEKNPWKGEIHKFPVDVPKMVPIVMK; this is encoded by the exons atGCTCTTCAGGCTACTAAAGCTAGTGAACCTTGACTGCATGAAGCTCCTCTACCACCACTTCATCGCCTATGTTCATtacctcttccttccccttctccttctcctgcagTCTTCTTCTCACCTCTCAACCATAACCCTCGACTATCTTCGCGAGCAGCAAAACCATCCATGGATCAACCTCTCATCCATCATCATCTGTTTCACCTTCCTCACCCTCATGGCCGCTGTGTATGTCACGAACcgcccccatccggtctatatACTGGATTTCTCATGCTTTAAGCCGAGCGATGCCCACAAGGTCACACGAGCGGAGACCATGAATCAATTCGAGGCCTTCGGGCTCACCGGCGAGAGCTTCGACTTCCAGAGACGGGTGCTGGAGAGTTCGGGCCTCGGAGAGGCCACATACCTGCCCTTGTCACACCTTGGCAGGGCTAGCGGTATTTGTATGGCAAAAGCGAGAGAGGAGGCGGAGACGGTGATCTTCGGAGCAATCGATGAGCTACTCGAAAAGGCTGGAGTGGAGGCAAAGGATATAGGGGTGTTGGTGGTGAACTGCAGCCTCTTCAACCCTACGCCATCATACACGGCGATGATCGTGAACCGTTACAACCTCAGGGGGAATGTCATCAGCTACAACCTTGGTGGGATGGGCTGCAGTGCTGGAATCCTTGCTATAGACCTCGCTCGGAACCTTCTTCAG GTGCATCCCAACAGCTATGCACTGGTGGTCTCCTCAGAAAATATGACCACCAATGCCTACTTTGGAAGGAATCGCTCCATGCTTGTCACCAACGGCCTCTTCCGCCTGGGCGGCGCCGCCATCCTCCTCTCCAACCGCCGCTCCGACCGCCACCACTCCAAATACCAGCTTGTCCACACCGTTCGCACGCACAAAGGCGCCGACAGCCGTTCCTACACCTGTGTCTAccaagaggaagactccgatggtAACCGTGGTATCACCCTATCCAAAGACCTCATGGCGGTCGCCGGCGAGGCCTTGAAGACCAACATCATGACTCTTGGGCCTCTAGTCCTTCCTATGTCTGAACAGTTCCTCTTCCTTGGGACACTGATTCTGAAGAAGATCTTTAAAATGAAGATCAAGGCTTACATACCTGACTTTAAGCTAGCTTTTGAACACTTCTGCATCCATGCAGGCGGGCGCGGCGTGCTCGACGAGCTCGAAAAGAACCTTGAATTGAGCCCATGGCACATGGAGCCATCTAGGATGACTCTATATAagtttggaaatacttcaagtagTTCACTATGGTATGAGCTTGCTTATTGTGAGGCCAAAGGGAGGATTAAGAAGGGTGACAGAGTGTGGCAGATAGCATTTGGATCAGGGTTTAAGTGTAATAGCGCTGTTTGGAGAGCACTGAGGACTATCAATGCTGCCAAGGAGAAGAACCCATGGAAAGGGGAGATCCACAAGTTTCCAGTTGATGTACCTAAGATGGTGCCTATTGTCATGAAGTAA